The Nocardioides sp. S-1144 genome includes a region encoding these proteins:
- a CDS encoding VWA domain-containing protein encodes MPISLDKVESTAPGLVSLAKTAKISLEKRNLFGTRAKVALVMDYSGSMSREYSSGRVQNLTERILALATQLDDDGAIDFFVFDSTAAHLGEVPLDNYTGAVNRLTEGRRMGTTDYAGAFRTVRDHFGFAPPKLVQQGGGEKKGLFGRKKKVEGAVDVALPDNLRPASEPVFAIFLTDGAPNSKPQAVQALIEVSTAPIFWKFLSIGAESFDFLQKLDDLEQRVIDNADYKPIGSIDALSDEALIDALLDEYAEYVTEAKRLGLLA; translated from the coding sequence ATGCCCATCTCCCTCGACAAGGTCGAGTCCACCGCTCCCGGCCTGGTCAGCCTCGCCAAGACCGCCAAGATCAGCCTCGAGAAGCGGAACCTGTTCGGCACCCGCGCCAAGGTGGCGCTCGTCATGGACTACAGCGGGTCGATGTCACGGGAGTACAGCTCCGGCCGGGTCCAGAACCTGACCGAGCGGATCCTGGCCCTCGCCACCCAGCTCGACGACGACGGCGCCATCGACTTCTTCGTCTTCGACTCGACCGCCGCCCACCTCGGCGAGGTGCCGCTCGACAACTACACCGGCGCCGTCAACCGGCTCACCGAGGGCCGCCGGATGGGTACCACCGACTACGCCGGCGCCTTCCGCACCGTGCGCGACCACTTCGGGTTCGCCCCGCCCAAGCTCGTGCAGCAGGGCGGCGGGGAGAAGAAGGGCCTGTTCGGCCGCAAGAAGAAGGTCGAGGGTGCCGTCGACGTGGCGCTGCCCGACAACCTGCGGCCGGCGTCCGAGCCGGTGTTCGCCATCTTCCTCACCGACGGCGCCCCGAACTCCAAGCCGCAGGCGGTCCAGGCGCTCATCGAGGTCTCCACGGCCCCGATCTTCTGGAAGTTCCTCTCGATCGGCGCGGAGTCCTTCGACTTCCTCCAGAAGCTCGACGACCTCGAGCAGCGGGTGATCGACAACGCCGACTACAAGCCGATCGGCTCGATCGACGCGCTCTCCGACGAGGCGCTCATCGACGCCCTGCTCGACGAGTACGCCGAGTACGTCACCGAGGCCAAGCGGCTCGGCCTCCTGGCCTGA
- a CDS encoding dihydrofolate reductase family protein: MRTLVATAFMSLDGVVEAPGGEPGHRSSGWTFRAVQHDDAAYEIKGREQEEATALLLGRVSYQAFAPVWPDMTDVFPRYNDMPRYVVSTTLDESALEPRWPATVLRTLDDVAALKETEGGPISVHGSATLVRNLTDAGLVDRFHLLVFPVLLGAGKRYFSDTDKDLQALRVLESETYANGVQKLVYAVER, translated from the coding sequence ATGCGCACCCTCGTCGCCACCGCCTTCATGTCCCTCGACGGCGTCGTCGAAGCACCGGGCGGGGAGCCCGGCCACCGCAGCAGCGGCTGGACCTTCAGGGCCGTCCAGCACGACGACGCCGCCTACGAGATCAAGGGCCGCGAGCAGGAGGAGGCGACCGCCCTGCTCCTCGGCCGCGTCAGCTACCAGGCGTTCGCGCCGGTCTGGCCCGACATGACCGACGTCTTCCCCCGCTACAACGACATGCCGAGGTACGTCGTGTCGACGACGCTCGACGAGTCGGCCCTGGAGCCGCGCTGGCCCGCGACCGTCCTGCGCACCCTCGACGACGTCGCGGCGCTCAAGGAGACCGAGGGCGGGCCGATCTCGGTGCACGGCAGCGCGACCCTGGTCCGCAACCTCACCGACGCCGGCCTCGTCGACCGCTTCCACCTGCTCGTCTTCCCCGTCCTGCTCGGGGCCGGCAAGCGCTACTTCAGCGACACCGACAAGGACCTGCAGGCGCTGCGGGTCCTCGAGAGCGAGACCTACGCCAACGGCGTCCAGAAGCTGGTCTACGCCGTCGAGCGCTGA
- a CDS encoding class I SAM-dependent RNA methyltransferase, giving the protein MSPAARRPGGARRARPRKARGESRVGERFEVEVGPVGHGGFCVARHEGRAVFVRHALPGERVVVAVTEGTDGDRFWRADAVEVLSASEHRVPAPCPYAGPDACGGCDFQHVEVAHQRDLKATVVAEQLRRLAGLDVAVEVEAVPGDVGGLGWRTRQRYASLPGGGRAMRKHRSHELVAVDQCLLESPDPATHVVHGVAFAVADGGFWQVHPGAPETLVDAVLEALAPQPGESALDLYAGVGLFSRFLADRVGGTGRVAMVEGDTTASALSLDNVPGAEATAGDVARVLAESLAGHWDLVVLDPPREGAKRAVVEQVVARTPRAVAHVACDPAALARDVAIFAEHGYRLASLRAFDLFPMTHHVECVALLLPGDD; this is encoded by the coding sequence GTGAGCCCCGCAGCTCGCCGTCCGGGCGGCGCCCGCCGGGCACGGCCGAGGAAGGCCCGCGGCGAGTCCCGGGTCGGCGAGCGCTTCGAGGTCGAGGTCGGCCCGGTCGGGCACGGCGGCTTCTGCGTCGCCCGGCACGAGGGCCGCGCGGTGTTCGTGCGGCACGCGCTGCCCGGCGAGCGGGTCGTCGTCGCCGTCACCGAGGGCACCGACGGCGACCGCTTCTGGCGTGCGGACGCCGTGGAGGTGCTGTCGGCCTCGGAGCACCGGGTGCCCGCGCCCTGCCCGTACGCCGGCCCCGACGCCTGTGGCGGCTGCGACTTCCAGCACGTCGAGGTCGCCCACCAGCGCGACCTCAAGGCGACCGTCGTCGCCGAGCAGCTGCGCCGGCTCGCGGGCCTGGACGTCGCGGTGGAGGTCGAGGCGGTGCCCGGCGACGTCGGCGGGCTCGGCTGGCGGACCCGCCAGCGCTACGCCTCGCTGCCCGGCGGTGGCCGGGCGATGCGCAAGCACCGCTCGCACGAGCTGGTCGCCGTCGACCAGTGCCTGCTGGAGTCGCCCGACCCCGCGACCCACGTCGTGCACGGCGTCGCGTTCGCGGTCGCCGACGGCGGGTTCTGGCAGGTGCACCCGGGCGCGCCCGAGACCCTCGTGGACGCCGTCCTCGAGGCGCTCGCGCCGCAGCCGGGGGAGTCGGCGCTCGACCTGTACGCCGGCGTCGGGCTGTTCAGCCGGTTCCTGGCCGACCGCGTGGGTGGCACGGGCCGGGTCGCGATGGTCGAGGGCGACACCACCGCCTCGGCGCTCTCGCTCGACAACGTCCCCGGCGCCGAGGCGACGGCCGGCGACGTCGCCCGCGTGCTCGCCGAGTCGCTGGCCGGGCACTGGGACCTCGTCGTCCTCGACCCGCCGCGCGAGGGCGCGAAGCGGGCCGTCGTCGAGCAGGTCGTGGCGCGCACGCCACGCGCCGTCGCCCACGTCGCCTGCGACCCCGCCGCCCTGGCCCGTGACGTCGCGATCTTCGCCGAGCACGGCTACCGCCTGGCGTCGCTGCGCGCCTTCGACCTGTTCCCGATGACCCACCACGTCGAGTGCGTGGCCCTGCTGCTGCCCGGGGACGACTGA
- a CDS encoding APC family permease: MGVGDVSKRILLGRKLRSAQLGETLLPKRIALPVFASDALSSVAYAPDEVFIMLSLAGASAYVWSWKVAIAVALVMAAVIASYRQTVHAYPSGGGDYEVATVNLGKTAGTTVASALLVDYVLTVAVSISAAAQYAGAAIPVLHNHEATFASVMVVLLTAVNLRGIRESGTFFAVPTYAYMVAVLGMCAYGFLRLAQGTLPDVESADLGITPDPSFDGSLTTFGLLFLLARAFSSGCAALTGVEAISNGVPAFKRPKSRNAATTLLLLGLIAITMMVSVIVLAKQMGLRFVDPAQLERLTYPDGSAVGDDYEQNAVIAQIAKAVFNEFPPGFYAVVIVTGIILVLAANTAFNGFPVLGSILAKDGLAPRALGSRGDRLAYSNGIVFLAIMAIILIVVFNAETTRLIQLYIVGVFVSFNLSQLGMIRHWTRHLTTERDPASRRRMQRSRVINAVGLSFTAVVLVVVLLTKFLEGAWITILAMVFFYALMRAIRGHYDKVSLELEADESDNLLPTRVHAIVLVSKLHKPTLRALAFAKASRPNVLEAVYVATDPVETNLLVENWERRNLGVPLKLLHSPYRELVNPIVAYATEIRRANPRGVVAVYIPEYVVGRWWEQLLHNQTALRLKGRLLFTPGVMVTSVPYQLRSSQLAVERGERDQQRVRAGDLRRGQADDRSDPRSSGQINR; this comes from the coding sequence GTGGGTGTCGGTGACGTCTCCAAGCGGATTCTGCTGGGGCGCAAGCTCAGGAGCGCACAGCTGGGGGAGACGCTCCTCCCCAAGCGCATCGCCCTCCCCGTCTTCGCCAGCGACGCGCTGTCCTCGGTGGCCTACGCGCCCGACGAGGTCTTCATCATGCTGTCGCTCGCGGGCGCCTCGGCCTACGTCTGGTCGTGGAAGGTCGCGATCGCCGTCGCCCTCGTGATGGCCGCCGTGATCGCGTCGTACCGCCAGACCGTGCACGCCTACCCGAGCGGCGGCGGCGACTACGAGGTCGCGACGGTGAACCTCGGCAAGACGGCGGGGACGACGGTGGCCAGCGCGCTGCTCGTCGACTACGTGCTCACGGTCGCGGTGTCGATCTCGGCCGCGGCGCAGTACGCCGGCGCCGCCATCCCGGTGCTGCACAACCACGAGGCGACGTTCGCCTCGGTGATGGTGGTCCTGCTGACCGCGGTGAACCTGCGCGGGATCCGGGAGTCGGGCACGTTCTTCGCCGTCCCCACCTACGCCTACATGGTCGCGGTGCTCGGCATGTGCGCCTACGGCTTCCTGCGCCTGGCCCAGGGCACACTGCCCGACGTCGAGAGCGCGGACCTGGGCATCACGCCCGACCCGAGCTTCGACGGCTCGCTGACGACGTTCGGGCTGCTGTTCCTGCTGGCCCGGGCCTTCTCGTCGGGCTGTGCGGCGCTGACGGGCGTCGAGGCGATCTCGAACGGCGTCCCGGCGTTCAAGCGGCCCAAGAGCCGCAACGCGGCCACCACGCTGCTGCTGCTCGGGCTGATCGCGATCACGATGATGGTCAGCGTCATCGTGCTGGCCAAGCAGATGGGCCTGCGGTTCGTCGACCCCGCCCAGCTCGAGCGGCTCACCTACCCCGACGGCAGCGCGGTCGGCGACGACTACGAGCAGAACGCCGTCATCGCCCAGATCGCCAAGGCCGTGTTCAACGAGTTCCCGCCGGGCTTCTACGCCGTCGTCATCGTCACCGGGATCATCCTGGTGCTCGCCGCCAACACGGCGTTCAACGGCTTCCCCGTGCTCGGCTCGATCCTCGCCAAGGACGGGCTGGCGCCCCGGGCCCTGGGCTCGCGCGGCGACCGGCTGGCCTACTCCAACGGCATCGTGTTCCTGGCGATCATGGCGATCATCCTGATCGTCGTCTTCAACGCCGAGACGACGCGGCTGATCCAGCTCTACATCGTCGGCGTCTTCGTCTCCTTCAACCTCAGCCAGCTCGGCATGATCCGGCACTGGACGCGCCACCTGACGACCGAGCGCGACCCGGCCTCCCGCCGTCGGATGCAGCGCTCGCGGGTCATCAACGCCGTCGGCCTGTCGTTCACCGCGGTCGTGCTGGTGGTCGTGCTGCTCACCAAGTTCCTGGAGGGCGCCTGGATCACGATCCTGGCGATGGTGTTCTTCTACGCCCTCATGCGCGCGATCCGTGGCCACTACGACAAGGTCTCGCTCGAGCTCGAGGCCGACGAGAGCGACAACCTGCTGCCGACCCGGGTGCACGCGATCGTGCTCGTCTCCAAGCTGCACAAGCCGACCCTGCGGGCGCTGGCGTTCGCGAAGGCGTCGCGCCCGAACGTCCTCGAGGCCGTCTACGTCGCCACCGACCCGGTCGAGACCAACCTGCTGGTCGAGAACTGGGAGCGCCGCAACCTCGGCGTGCCGCTCAAGCTGCTGCACTCGCCGTACCGCGAGCTGGTGAACCCGATCGTGGCCTACGCGACCGAGATCCGGCGGGCCAACCCGCGCGGCGTCGTCGCGGTCTACATCCCCGAGTACGTCGTCGGCCGCTGGTGGGAGCAGCTGCTGCACAACCAGACCGCCCTGCGGCTCAAGGGGCGGCTGCTGTTCACCCCCGGCGTGATGGTGACCTCGGTGCCCTACCAGCTGCGCTCCTCCCAGCTCGCCGTCGAGCGCGGGGAGCGCGACCAGCAGCGCGTCCGCGCCGGCGACCTGCGCCGCGGCCAGGCCGACGACCGGTCCGACCCGCGCTCCTCCGGGCAGATCAACCGGTGA
- a CDS encoding potassium channel family protein, with the protein MGCGRVGSTLARSLEDRNHTVAVIDSEPDAFRRLGPAFNGEKVTGYGFDQQVLEKAGIRRADAFAAVSSGDNSNIIAARVAREQFGIQQVVARIYDPGRAEVYQRLGITTVATVKWTADQVLRRILPAGAEPDFRDPSGTVRVDQVPVPEVWVGQRTIDFQEQTSCRIAWIDRLGEGMLPTRDTVIQENDLIHLVMREENAGRAMAVIKKGPEVHS; encoded by the coding sequence ATGGGCTGCGGCCGCGTCGGTTCGACGCTGGCGCGCTCCCTCGAGGACCGGAACCACACCGTCGCCGTCATCGACAGCGAGCCGGACGCGTTCCGACGCCTCGGGCCGGCGTTCAACGGCGAGAAGGTCACCGGCTACGGATTCGACCAGCAGGTGCTGGAGAAGGCCGGGATCCGCCGGGCCGACGCCTTCGCCGCGGTCTCCAGCGGTGACAACTCCAACATCATCGCCGCGCGTGTCGCCCGCGAGCAGTTCGGCATCCAGCAGGTCGTCGCCCGGATCTACGACCCGGGCCGCGCCGAGGTCTACCAGCGCCTCGGCATCACGACGGTCGCCACGGTCAAGTGGACCGCCGACCAGGTGCTGCGCCGGATCCTGCCCGCCGGTGCCGAGCCCGACTTCCGCGACCCCAGCGGCACCGTCCGGGTCGACCAGGTGCCGGTGCCCGAGGTCTGGGTCGGGCAGCGCACGATCGACTTCCAGGAGCAGACCAGCTGCCGGATCGCCTGGATCGACCGGCTCGGCGAGGGAATGCTCCCGACCCGCGACACCGTGATCCAGGAGAACGACCTGATCCACCTCGTGATGCGCGAGGAGAACGCCGGACGGGCCATGGCCGTCATCAAGAAGGGCCCGGAGGTCCACTCATGA
- a CDS encoding potassium channel family protein — protein sequence MRVAIAGAGAVGRSIARELIGNGHEVLLIDKSPRSVMPERVPDAEWLLADSCELSSLEEARLDKCDVVIAATGDDKVNLVTSLLAKTEFGVPRTVARVNHPNNEWLFTEAWGVDVNVSTPRIMSALVEEAVTVGDLVRLFTFRQGNANLVEMTLPADSPYVGKPAGLIPFPENCALVTILRDGQVYVPDVEQPVEAGDELLFVVPAEGEDELERLLAPLAHPRT from the coding sequence ATGAGGGTCGCCATCGCCGGAGCCGGTGCCGTGGGCCGCTCGATCGCGCGCGAGCTGATCGGCAACGGGCACGAGGTCCTGCTCATCGACAAGAGCCCGCGGTCGGTGATGCCCGAGCGGGTGCCGGACGCCGAGTGGCTGCTCGCCGACTCCTGCGAGCTCTCCTCGCTCGAGGAGGCGCGCCTCGACAAGTGCGACGTCGTCATCGCCGCCACCGGCGACGACAAGGTCAACCTGGTCACGTCGCTGCTGGCCAAGACCGAGTTCGGGGTCCCGCGCACGGTCGCCCGGGTCAACCACCCCAACAACGAGTGGCTCTTCACCGAGGCGTGGGGCGTCGACGTCAACGTCTCGACCCCGCGGATCATGTCGGCCCTCGTCGAGGAGGCCGTCACCGTCGGCGACCTCGTGCGGCTGTTCACCTTCCGCCAGGGCAACGCCAACCTCGTCGAGATGACCCTGCCCGCCGACTCGCCCTACGTCGGCAAGCCGGCCGGGCTCATCCCGTTCCCGGAGAACTGCGCGCTGGTCACCATCCTGCGCGACGGCCAGGTCTACGTGCCCGACGTCGAGCAGCCGGTCGAGGCCGGCGACGAGCTGCTGTTCGTCGTCCCGGCCGAGGGTGAGGACGAGCTCGAGCGCCTCCTGGCCCCCCTCGCCCACCCGAGGACGTAG
- a CDS encoding DUF3159 domain-containing protein, whose product MSATDEPGADHRPEALAGADAPPAPTVATVEAMVRQQMSRALGGRRGMLEAGVPGILFTAVWLPTKDLTLALVVSLAAAGVALVLRLLQRSTLQFVLNAVFSIGIGWVFVRIAASSGGSESDQALAFFLPGILYSLGYTILLFGSVLARWPAVGFMLGSVTGDPTAWHADRQVVRLCSRLTLLLGAPGAIGVLLQGPVWLLGSRDVIEADTAVAIIAGLRYGLGWPLRIGSWSAMVWLLARNATPLEQPEAQPGTS is encoded by the coding sequence GTGAGCGCCACCGACGAGCCGGGCGCCGACCACCGCCCGGAGGCCCTCGCGGGCGCCGACGCACCGCCGGCCCCCACGGTCGCGACCGTCGAGGCGATGGTGCGCCAGCAGATGTCCAGGGCGCTGGGCGGGCGGCGCGGCATGCTCGAGGCCGGCGTGCCCGGGATCCTGTTCACGGCCGTGTGGCTGCCCACCAAGGACCTGACCCTGGCGCTGGTCGTCAGCCTGGCCGCCGCCGGGGTCGCGCTGGTGCTGCGGCTGCTGCAGCGCAGCACCCTCCAGTTCGTCCTCAACGCCGTGTTCTCGATCGGCATCGGCTGGGTCTTCGTGCGGATCGCCGCGAGCAGCGGCGGGTCGGAGTCCGACCAGGCGCTGGCCTTCTTCCTGCCGGGGATCCTCTACAGCCTGGGGTACACGATCCTGCTCTTCGGCTCCGTCCTCGCGCGGTGGCCGGCCGTCGGGTTCATGCTCGGCAGCGTCACCGGCGACCCCACGGCGTGGCACGCCGACCGCCAGGTGGTGCGCCTGTGCTCGAGGCTCACCCTGCTGCTCGGTGCGCCCGGCGCGATCGGCGTCCTGCTGCAGGGGCCGGTGTGGCTGCTCGGCTCGCGCGACGTGATCGAGGCCGACACCGCCGTCGCGATCATCGCCGGGCTCCGCTACGGACTCGGCTGGCCGCTGCGGATCGGCTCCTGGTCGGCGATGGTGTGGCTGCTGGCCCGCAACGCGACGCCGCTGGAGCAGCCCGAGGCTCAGCCGGGCACGAGCTGA
- a CDS encoding OB-fold nucleic acid binding domain-containing protein: MGHKSRLRRTISRWANADEDYAREMRATYVGGGHVAIGEAPDRELIELRGTVRSILVRPRGGVPALEAELYDGSGVVTILWLGRRRIAGVDPGRSLTVRGRIGVHDGVRLMYNPRYELMP; encoded by the coding sequence ATGGGTCACAAGAGCCGACTGCGGCGCACCATCAGCCGGTGGGCCAACGCCGACGAGGACTACGCCCGCGAGATGCGCGCCACCTACGTCGGCGGCGGTCACGTCGCGATCGGCGAGGCGCCCGACCGCGAGCTGATCGAGCTGCGCGGCACGGTCCGCAGCATCCTGGTTCGTCCGCGCGGCGGGGTCCCGGCGCTCGAGGCCGAGCTGTACGACGGCTCCGGGGTCGTCACGATCCTCTGGCTGGGTCGTCGCCGGATCGCCGGCGTCGACCCCGGCCGCTCGCTGACGGTCCGGGGCCGCATCGGCGTCCACGACGGCGTCCGGCTCATGTACAACCCGCGCTACGAGCTGATGCCGTGA
- a CDS encoding DUF3710 domain-containing protein: MKFRRKSAADVSEVGAEDGSTSEPVVGPHDAEHVPADGIDRVDLGSLMVPPSAGLELRLQVDESTNEVKSVLLAGPEGAIEVRAFAAPRHGDLWSDVRPQIAADMAQRGGTATEREGRFGTELICEIQVRRTEGTTLQHSRIVGINGSRWLLRATFLGKPARDAEAAAPWEDVLTQIAVRRGDGPMPVGEPLPITLPEGARRVTPPAGGTAPAPTEA, from the coding sequence GTGAAGTTCCGCCGCAAGTCCGCAGCCGACGTGTCCGAGGTGGGCGCCGAGGATGGCTCGACGTCGGAGCCCGTCGTCGGACCGCACGACGCCGAGCACGTCCCCGCCGACGGGATCGACCGCGTCGACCTCGGCTCCCTGATGGTGCCGCCGTCGGCCGGCCTCGAGCTGCGGCTCCAGGTCGACGAGTCGACCAACGAGGTCAAGTCGGTGCTGCTGGCCGGCCCCGAGGGTGCCATCGAGGTCCGTGCCTTCGCGGCCCCCCGCCACGGCGACCTCTGGAGCGACGTCCGCCCGCAGATCGCGGCCGACATGGCCCAGCGCGGGGGCACCGCCACCGAGCGGGAGGGTCGCTTCGGCACCGAGCTCATCTGCGAGATCCAGGTGCGCCGCACCGAGGGCACCACGCTGCAGCACTCGCGCATCGTGGGGATCAACGGCTCGCGCTGGCTCCTGCGCGCCACCTTCCTCGGCAAGCCCGCCCGCGACGCCGAGGCCGCCGCCCCGTGGGAGGACGTGCTGACCCAGATCGCCGTCCGCCGCGGCGACGGCCCGATGCCGGTCGGCGAGCCGCTCCCGATCACCCTGCCCGAGGGCGCCCGCCGCGTGACGCCGCCCGCCGGCGGCACGGCCCCCGCGCCCACCGAGGCCTGA
- the dut gene encoding dUTP diphosphatase, producing MRDLDIQVLRLDPGLPLPAYAHPGDAGADLLTAVDVTLAPGERVLVPTGLAVALPEGYVALVHPRSGLAARHGLSVLNTPGTVDAGYRGEIKVLLVNLDPREPITLRRGDRIAQLVVQRVERAAFVEVDRLPGSARGAGGYGSTGGFGPDTRPSEE from the coding sequence GTGCGCGACCTCGACATCCAGGTGCTCCGCCTCGACCCCGGCCTCCCGCTCCCGGCCTACGCCCACCCCGGTGACGCCGGCGCCGACCTGCTGACCGCGGTCGACGTGACCCTGGCGCCGGGGGAGCGGGTCCTGGTGCCGACCGGGCTGGCCGTCGCGCTGCCCGAGGGGTACGTCGCGCTCGTGCACCCGCGCTCGGGTCTCGCGGCCCGCCACGGGTTGTCGGTCCTCAACACGCCGGGCACCGTCGACGCCGGCTACCGCGGCGAGATCAAGGTGCTCCTGGTCAACCTCGACCCGCGCGAGCCGATCACCCTGCGCCGCGGCGACCGGATCGCCCAGCTGGTGGTGCAACGGGTCGAGCGGGCGGCGTTCGTGGAGGTCGACCGCCTCCCCGGGAGCGCCCGTGGCGCCGGGGGCTACGGTTCTACCGGTGGCTTCGGCCCCGACACCAGACCCTCCGAGGAGTGA
- a CDS encoding DUF3093 domain-containing protein, with product MDADLGATLLPVEAAVGDPVYSERLHVPLRWWVQATMFIATLWLALVVAAPAVVAFGATAVLLGVMTLALRSYGAPQVLVHAGVLRVGRAHIEARHLGAAVALDAEQTRRTAGVEADARAWLVLRPYLSRAVRIQVTDPADPVPYWLVCTRHPEALADAVNGLAGRAGTRRQ from the coding sequence GTGGATGCCGACCTGGGTGCGACGCTTCTCCCCGTGGAAGCCGCGGTCGGGGACCCCGTCTACAGCGAGCGGCTGCACGTGCCGCTGCGCTGGTGGGTCCAGGCGACCATGTTCATCGCCACCCTCTGGCTGGCCCTCGTCGTCGCCGCGCCGGCCGTGGTGGCCTTCGGCGCCACCGCCGTGCTCCTGGGGGTGATGACCCTCGCGCTGCGCTCCTACGGTGCGCCGCAGGTCCTCGTGCACGCCGGGGTGCTCCGCGTCGGACGGGCCCACATCGAGGCCCGCCACCTGGGCGCGGCGGTCGCGCTGGACGCCGAGCAGACCCGTCGCACCGCCGGCGTCGAGGCCGACGCCCGGGCGTGGCTGGTGCTGCGCCCGTACCTGTCGCGAGCGGTCCGGATCCAGGTCACCGACCCGGCCGACCCGGTGCCCTACTGGCTGGTCTGCACCCGGCACCCCGAGGCCCTCGCGGACGCCGTCAACGGGCTCGCTGGTCGGGCCGGCACCCGGCGACAGTAG
- a CDS encoding DUF4235 domain-containing protein: MAKKGASGAKDSSKVWSVFSLVAALGAATVAKKALNSSWKAATSRQPPENPADPDVELREAVAWALVSGAFVGLARMLAQRRAASYYHRSTGHLPPDLRKDGQKA; the protein is encoded by the coding sequence ATGGCAAAGAAGGGCGCTTCCGGCGCCAAGGACAGCTCGAAGGTCTGGTCGGTCTTCTCGTTGGTCGCAGCCCTCGGGGCCGCGACCGTCGCCAAGAAGGCCCTGAACAGCTCGTGGAAGGCCGCGACGAGTCGCCAGCCTCCCGAGAACCCGGCCGACCCCGACGTCGAGCTGCGCGAGGCCGTGGCCTGGGCGCTCGTCAGCGGCGCTTTCGTCGGCCTGGCTCGGATGCTGGCCCAGCGCCGGGCGGCGTCGTACTACCACCGCTCGACCGGCCACCTGCCGCCCGACCTGCGCAAGGACGGTCAGAAGGCCTGA
- a CDS encoding DUF4193 domain-containing protein → MATDYDAPRKNEEDQSEESIEELKARRHDKNSGKVDEDETEAAESFELPGADLSNEELAIEVKPKQEDEFTCMSCFLVHHRSQLADEKKMICRDCA, encoded by the coding sequence ATGGCGACCGACTACGACGCACCGCGCAAGAACGAGGAAGACCAGTCCGAGGAGAGCATCGAGGAGCTCAAGGCTCGGCGCCACGACAAGAACTCGGGCAAGGTCGACGAGGACGAGACCGAGGCCGCTGAGTCGTTCGAGCTGCCCGGTGCGGACCTCTCGAACGAAGAGCTCGCCATCGAGGTGAAGCCGAAGCAGGAGGACGAGTTCACCTGCATGAGCTGCTTCCTCGTGCACCACCGCAGCCAGCTGGCCGACGAGAAGAAGATGATCTGCCGCGACTGCGCCTGA
- a CDS encoding inositol monophosphatase family protein, whose product MSGTDPHLLADHLADHLADVAVDVAREAADLVREHAARGVAVAATKTSDIDVVTEADRATERLVRARLAERRPDDAVLGEEGDDLPGTSGVRWVVDPIDGTVNFLYGIPQYAVSIAAEVDGVVVAGVVVDVAKRVEYVGRPGPGGATIALRDGVPIAVRGPAPLAQRLIGTGFSYLSEVREVQAAALVHLLPRVRDVRRLGSCALDLCHVAEGRLDGYVEEGVNLWDHAAGGLIARAAGARTQIRRGAGGLDLLLCAPSHGFDDLADLTREAGFWVE is encoded by the coding sequence GTGAGCGGCACCGACCCCCACCTCCTGGCCGACCACCTGGCCGACCACCTGGCCGACGTCGCCGTCGACGTCGCCCGCGAGGCGGCGGACCTCGTGCGTGAGCACGCGGCCCGTGGCGTGGCCGTCGCGGCCACCAAGACCAGCGACATCGACGTCGTCACCGAGGCCGACCGGGCCACCGAGCGGCTGGTGCGCGCCCGCCTGGCCGAGCGACGTCCCGACGACGCGGTGCTGGGGGAGGAGGGCGACGACCTGCCCGGCACGTCCGGCGTGCGGTGGGTCGTCGACCCGATCGACGGCACCGTGAACTTCCTCTACGGCATCCCGCAGTACGCCGTCTCGATCGCCGCAGAGGTCGACGGCGTCGTCGTGGCCGGCGTCGTGGTCGACGTCGCCAAGCGGGTCGAGTACGTCGGCCGCCCCGGTCCCGGCGGCGCGACCATCGCCCTGCGCGACGGCGTCCCGATCGCCGTCCGCGGCCCGGCCCCGCTGGCGCAGCGGTTGATCGGCACCGGCTTCTCCTACCTCAGCGAGGTCAGGGAGGTGCAGGCCGCCGCGCTGGTCCACCTGCTGCCGCGCGTGCGCGACGTCCGGCGGCTCGGCTCGTGCGCCCTCGACCTGTGCCACGTGGCCGAGGGCAGGCTCGACGGCTACGTCGAGGAGGGCGTCAACCTGTGGGACCACGCCGCGGGCGGGCTGATCGCGCGCGCGGCCGGCGCACGCACGCAGATCAGGCGCGGCGCCGGCGGTCTCGACCTGCTCCTGTGCGCCCCGTCACACGGCTTCGACGACCTCGCCGACCTCACCCGTGAGGCGGGTTTCTGGGTGGAATAG